One segment of Trachemys scripta elegans isolate TJP31775 chromosome 1, CAS_Tse_1.0, whole genome shotgun sequence DNA contains the following:
- the SMKR1 gene encoding small lysine-rich protein 1 isoform X2 has product MAGKGGKSKRSKSKGSRKKTKKPVSEVDILSPAAMLNAYYISHNAAACLEFRGFNWPDSPKKKGKKGK; this is encoded by the exons ATG GCAGGTAAAGGTGGCAAATCCAAACGCAGCAAATCCAAAGGCtccaggaagaaaacaaagaagccCGTGAGCGAAGTGGATATCCTTAGCCCAGCTGCCATGCTCAATGCCTACTACATTTCTCACaacgctgctgcctgcctggagtTCCGTGGCTTTAACTGGCCTGACTCCCccaaaaagaaagggaagaaaggaaagtaG
- the SMKR1 gene encoding small lysine-rich protein 1 isoform X1, with product MTGLMATAGKGGKSKRSKSKGSRKKTKKPVSEVDILSPAAMLNAYYISHNAAACLEFRGFNWPDSPKKKGKKGK from the coding sequence GCAGGTAAAGGTGGCAAATCCAAACGCAGCAAATCCAAAGGCtccaggaagaaaacaaagaagccCGTGAGCGAAGTGGATATCCTTAGCCCAGCTGCCATGCTCAATGCCTACTACATTTCTCACaacgctgctgcctgcctggagtTCCGTGGCTTTAACTGGCCTGACTCCCccaaaaagaaagggaagaaaggaaagtaG